Below is a window of Polyangiaceae bacterium DNA.
TCTGCAAGCCATGGAAGGCAGACGCCGCCAAGGCGATGAAGTACGGCTCCGAGAAGGAGTTTCGCGGAGCGAAGAAGCCGGTGGTCGGCGTCTCTTGGGAAGACGCGAAGACCTACTGCGAGTGGCGCGGCAAGCGCTTGCCCACCGAGGCCGAGTGGGAGCGTGCCGCGCGCGGCGACGACGGGCGCACGTATCCCTGGGGCAACGCCTTCCCCGATCCCAAGAAGCACGGCTGCTTCCAGGGTTGCCAGGGCGGCGCCACCGCCGAGGTCGGCTCGTACCCGGACGACGCCGGCCCCTACGGCCACCACGATCTGGCGGGCAACGTCTGGGAGTGGATCGCCGACTCCTACGATCCCTACGCGTACAAGCGTCCGACGGCGGACCGCGGCGTGCCCGGCACCTGCGAGCAGATCCTGGAAGCGCAGGACGAGCTCAGGAAGAAGAAGCTCGAGGGCTACACCGGCACGAACCCCATCCCAACGGAGTGCGAGCGCGTGCTCCGGGGCGGCGCTTTCAACTACCACGCCAAGGGGCTGCGCTCGTCGAACCGCGTCCACCACCCGGGGAGCTGGCGGCTGCTGGTGGCGGGCTTTCGCTGCGCGAAAGACGCTTCCTGAGTCGGGATATACTGCCCGCTGGCAGTGAAGGTCGACGACGTCCTGGCGGATCGCTTCGAGGTCGAACGCTTTGCCGGTGCCGGGGGCATGGGACAAGTGTTTCGGGCCAAGGACCGCCTCACGGGTCGGCCCGTCGCCGTCAAGGTCCTGGTCGAGGACGGCGCGGACCATCGCTTCTCACGCGAGGCGAAGCTGCTCGCGGAGCTCGACCACCCGGGCATCGTGCGCCACGTCGCCCACGGCACGACGGCGGAAGGCCAGGCCTTCATCGCGATGGAGTGGCTGGAGGGCGAGACGCTCGGCGCGCGGCTCAAGCGCTCCCGGCTCGGCGACGCCGAGGCCATCGAGGTGGTGTCGCGCATGGCCGAAGCGCTGTCCGCCGCGCATGCGCGCGGCATCGTGCACCGCGACGTCAAGCCGGGGAACGTCATCCTGGTGGACGGCCGGGTCGATCGGGTCAAGCTCCTGGACTTCGGCATCGCGCACCTGTCCGACGCCTCGGCGGTGATGACGCGCACCGGCGCGGTGCTGGGGACGGTCGGGTACATGGCGCCGGAGCAGGCGCGCGGCGTGAGCGGCATCGACGCGCGCGCCGACGTGTTCGCGCTGGGCGCGGTGCTGTTCCACTGCCTCACGGGCCGCCCGCCGTTCGCTGGCGGCGGTGCAGTGGCCATCCTCGCCAAGCTCGTGCTGGAGGAAGCACCTCGGCTCTCCAAGCTGCGACCCGAGCTGCCGCGCGAGCTCGACGCCCTGGTCGCGAGCCTGCTCGCCAAGGAACCCGCGGGGCGCCCGCGCGACGCGAGCGCGGTGCTGCCTTTGCTGGCGAAGATCCAGCTCGGACCCGACGCGCCGACGTCGCTGCCGCCGACCGGCGAAGAGGCGCTCACCGGCGCCGAGCAGCGCCTGGTGGCCGTGCTCATCGCCAGCGCGGTCGGCGACGAGAGCGCCTCCGAGTGGGGCTCGACGGCCTTCGAGTCGGTCGGGGCGGTGAGCAGCGAGGCCTCCGAGCACCCGACCCGCAGCGACGGCCGCGCGTCCGGGCAGGTCGTGCGCGAAGCCCGCAAGGTGATCGCGCGCTTCGGCGGCAGGCTCGAGCCCCTGCGCAGCGGCTCGCTGGCGGTCTTGCTCACCGGCGCCGGGGGCTCGGCGACGGATCTGGGGACGCGAGCCGCGCGCTGCGCGCTGGACCTCCGGTTGCTACTGCCGAACGCGCCGATGGCGCTGGCGACCGGGCGCGGCGTCGTGGCCGGCGCGTTTCCGGTGGGAGACGCCATCGATCGAGCAGCGGAGCTCTTGCCGACGGCGCCGAAGGCGTACGAAGGCATCGCTCTGGACGCGGTGACGCGCGGCTTGCTCGACGCGCGCTTCGAGGTCGCCGGCGACTCGGGTCGCGCGGTGCTGCTCGGCGAGCGCGCGCTCGACGCCTCCCGCCGGCTCCTGGGCCGGCCCACCACCACAGTCGGTCGCGAGCGCGATCTGAAGTTCCTGGAGAGCCTGCTGGACGAGTGCCTCTCCGAGCCGGTGGCGCGCGCGGCGCTGGTGCAGGGGCCCGCGGGGATCGGCAAGTCCCGCGTGCGCTACGACTTCGCGCGCCGCGTCGCCGAGCGGGACGAGGCGATCACGACCTGGATGGCCCGCGGCGATCCGATGAGCGCGGGCTCGCCCTTCGGCCTCGTAGCCCAGGCGCTGCGTCGCACCTGGGGCGTGCAGGACGGCGAGCCCGCAGCCGAGAGTCGAGCCCGACTGACGGGCTGGATCGCCGAGCGCTTCGGGGAGCCTGACCGCGCACGGCTCGGAACTTTTCTCGGGGAGCTCGCTCGCGTCCCCTCCGGCAGCGAAGACGACGAGCAGCTCGCCGCTGCGCGCCGCGACCCCGTGCTCCTGGGTGACCAGCTCAAGCGGGCGTTCGAGGACGCCGTCCTGGCCGAGTGCCGGCGCGCGCCGCTGCTGCTCATCCTCGAAGACCTGCACTGGGGCGATCTGCCGAGCGTGAACCTGGTGGACTCGGCGCTGCGGGTGGCGAAGGAGCAGCCGTTCATGGTGCTCGCGCTCGGGCGCCCGGAGGTGCGCGACGCCTTCCCGTCGCTCTTCGAGCAGCGCGACCTGGTCGAGGTGCGCCTCGGCGCGCTGACACGCAAGGCGTCCGAGAGGCTGGTGACGGAGGTACTCGGCGATCGGGCCGAGCCCGAGCTCGTGGCGCGCGTCGTCGAGCGCGCGGACGGCAACGCCTTCTACCTGGAAGAGCTGATCCGTGCCGTCGCCGAGGGCGAGTCCGAGAAGCTGCCCGAGACGGTGCTGGCGATGGTGCAGTCCCGCCTCGAGGCGCTGCCGGAGGCGGCGCGGCGCGTGCTCCGGGCAGCCAGCGTGTTCGGCGGCGTGTTCTGGGACGGCGGAGTCGCCGCGCTGATCGGCGGCGAGCAGGACCCGACCGAGGTGGGCGACTGGCTGACCATGCTCGCGGAGCGAGAGCTGGTCACGGCCCGTGCCCAGAGCCGTTTCCCCGGCGTGCGCGAGCACGTGTTCCGCCACGCGCTGGTGCGAGAGGCGGCGTACTCCATGCTGACCCGGGAGGACGCCGAGCGCGGCCACCGCATCGCCGGCAACTGGCTCGAGGAGAACGGCGAGCCGGACGCGCTGGTGCTCGCCCAGCACTTCGATCGCGGCAACGAGCGCGAGCGCGCGCTGACCTGGTCGCGCACCGCCGCGGAGGAGGCGTTCGCCGGCAACGACCTCGGCGCGGCCGCCAAGGCCGCGGCGCGTGCGCTGGAGATCGCCCGTGCGCTGCCCGTCGAGCCGCGGATCTTGGGCGAGCTCGTGCTGCTCGAAGGAGAGATCATCTACTGGCTCGGCAGGCACGCCGAGGCGCACACCCGGGGCGAGGAGGCCTTCGGGTTGCTCGTCCCGGGGAGCGACAGCTGGTACTCCGCGGCGTCGCTGCTCACGGTCTCGAGCCATCGCTCCGGCAACGTCGAGGCCGAGCGGGCGCTGGCCCGGCGCTTGTGTGACGAGGGCTGGTGCGACTGCCCGGGCGTAGCGGCCTTGATGTCCACCTGTCGCGTCGCGACGGCGATCCTCCAGATCGGCGACTACGAGCTGGCCGACCTGCTCTTTTCCCACATCGACGCCTGGGCGCCGACCCTGCCGAACGCGCCGGGCGCGCTCGCCCGCTGGCAGGC
It encodes the following:
- a CDS encoding SUMF1/EgtB/PvdO family nonheme iron enzyme, giving the protein MRLWPLGLALFAFAACNGASQAHPPAAKAERAEPAAKRPVQVKVAKPKAKPAPSASAPPPPVEVAKPAEPPPPDMLPVPAGTFSMGSDDQGEQDERPAHQVTLKAFLLDKYEVTNGQYLECVSAKICKPWKADAAKAMKYGSEKEFRGAKKPVVGVSWEDAKTYCEWRGKRLPTEAEWERAARGDDGRTYPWGNAFPDPKKHGCFQGCQGGATAEVGSYPDDAGPYGHHDLAGNVWEWIADSYDPYAYKRPTADRGVPGTCEQILEAQDELRKKKLEGYTGTNPIPTECERVLRGGAFNYHAKGLRSSNRVHHPGSWRLLVAGFRCAKDAS
- a CDS encoding protein kinase, encoding MKVDDVLADRFEVERFAGAGGMGQVFRAKDRLTGRPVAVKVLVEDGADHRFSREAKLLAELDHPGIVRHVAHGTTAEGQAFIAMEWLEGETLGARLKRSRLGDAEAIEVVSRMAEALSAAHARGIVHRDVKPGNVILVDGRVDRVKLLDFGIAHLSDASAVMTRTGAVLGTVGYMAPEQARGVSGIDARADVFALGAVLFHCLTGRPPFAGGGAVAILAKLVLEEAPRLSKLRPELPRELDALVASLLAKEPAGRPRDASAVLPLLAKIQLGPDAPTSLPPTGEEALTGAEQRLVAVLIASAVGDESASEWGSTAFESVGAVSSEASEHPTRSDGRASGQVVREARKVIARFGGRLEPLRSGSLAVLLTGAGGSATDLGTRAARCALDLRLLLPNAPMALATGRGVVAGAFPVGDAIDRAAELLPTAPKAYEGIALDAVTRGLLDARFEVAGDSGRAVLLGERALDASRRLLGRPTTTVGRERDLKFLESLLDECLSEPVARAALVQGPAGIGKSRVRYDFARRVAERDEAITTWMARGDPMSAGSPFGLVAQALRRTWGVQDGEPAAESRARLTGWIAERFGEPDRARLGTFLGELARVPSGSEDDEQLAAARRDPVLLGDQLKRAFEDAVLAECRRAPLLLILEDLHWGDLPSVNLVDSALRVAKEQPFMVLALGRPEVRDAFPSLFEQRDLVEVRLGALTRKASERLVTEVLGDRAEPELVARVVERADGNAFYLEELIRAVAEGESEKLPETVLAMVQSRLEALPEAARRVLRAASVFGGVFWDGGVAALIGGEQDPTEVGDWLTMLAERELVTARAQSRFPGVREHVFRHALVREAAYSMLTREDAERGHRIAGNWLEENGEPDALVLAQHFDRGNERERALTWSRTAAEEAFAGNDLGAAAKAAARALEIARALPVEPRILGELVLLEGEIIYWLGRHAEAHTRGEEAFGLLVPGSDSWYSAASLLTVSSHRSGNVEAERALARRLCDEGWCDCPGVAALMSTCRVATAILQIGDYELADLLFSHIDAWAPTLPNAPGALARWQASRAARALFKGFTWEYRELSEQAAAACEEAGDLRTTTIHRHNAGHACLELGQFEQAEARLRDTVRLGQRLGIKNVTASAKNNLGAALTALGRFDEARALLSEAISELMTQGDRRMEGGAHNHLAELLILQGDAEGAVAEAERAVAMLAHVPPTRIHAMAVLAVALRAAGRLEDSLEMARSANAALNEVGSIADGEALVRLALADALIATGDEDAARDVARRAVARLRERAAAIGDPAVRASFLESVTAHRRLAELVG